In one Diprion similis isolate iyDipSimi1 chromosome 6, iyDipSimi1.1, whole genome shotgun sequence genomic region, the following are encoded:
- the LOC124407387 gene encoding uncharacterized protein LOC124407387: MSGSKCVKPPRKAYAKEPHEMSHAEKLRLIDDDLNSFYKYCQQAGFTEEEMDIICQPLVAAMRRSWLQLAFRAALVLIVVGTVACLAAQLDFVGTHFSAIGRLLLIKILPIWNWQPLYYENCMINNPFYNDYTITEEDCVTCEALETIDRLSDVRYRQLVDNYLSRDAPAIITDAMNSWPVMNTDYFWFDNITHLYLENERLMETVPCALTSNLRTGSSDLAAFLRRVHSPEVAKWFVHWQNCDINAVKVLRKYYQRPYFLSSTVSPAHFNWVLMSSDYNSPSYKKVELDSGLIALAQLRGATQLRLTPINPCNSSCPELVADLHQGEMLVFTNVMWTLEYAPMRGLDNIAILTETVWEDDI, translated from the exons ATGTCTGGCAGCAAGTGTGTTAAACCACCGAGGAAGGCTTATGCCAAGGAACCACACGAAATGAGCCACGCAGAAAAGCTTAGGCTTATCGATGATGATTTGAACTCATTTTATAA ATATTGCCAACAAGCAGGCTTTACAGAAGAAGAGATGGATATAATTTGCCAGCCGTTGGTGGCAGCTATGCGTAGGTCCTGGTTACAACTGGCATTTCGAGCTGCATTGGTTCTCATTGTAGTTGGAACTGTAGCGTGTCTTGCAGCTCAACTGGATTTTGTTGGAACCCACTTTTCGGCCATAGGTCGCCTACTGCTCATAAAAATCCTGCCAATTTGGAATTGGCAGCCGCTGTATTACGAGAATTGTATGATCAACAATCCTTTTTACAATGACTATACCATCACTGAAGAAGATTGTGTG ACATGCGAGGCTTTAGAGACTATCGATCGCTTATCTGATGTGCGATATCGTCAATTGgttgataattatttaagtCGAGATGCTCCTGCTATTATAACAGATGCTATGAATTCTTGGCCAGTTATGAACACAGATTACTTCTGGTTTGATAACATTACTCAT CtttatttggaaaatgaaCGTCTAATGGAAACAGTCCCCTGCGCATTGACCTCAAATCTTCGTACAGGTTCATCTGACCTAGCAGCTTTTCTGCGCAGAGTACACTCCCCAGAAGTGGCCAAATGGTTTGTCCATTGGCAAAATTGCGACATTAATGCAGTTAAAGTCCTTCGAAAGTATTATCAGCGACCATATTTTCTATCAAGTACAGTATCTCCCGCACACTTTAACTGGGTCCTCATGTCCTCGGACTATAATAGTCCTAGTTACAAAAAAGTCGAGTTGGATTCTGGTCTGATAGCCCTAGCTCAATTGAGAGGGGCTACGCAGCTCAGATTAACCCCAATCAATCCATGCAACAGTTCATGCCCAGAATTAGTTGCTGATCTTCACCAGGGTGAGATGT TGGTGTTCACCAATGTTATGTGGACCTTAGAATATGCTCCAATGCGAGGGCTGGACAACATTGCAATTCTCACGGAAACTGTGTGGGAAGATGACATCTAG
- the LOC124407382 gene encoding probable ATP-dependent RNA helicase DDX55 homolog: MRSQKWEDLEVPLSKPVLETLNVQNFHTMTPVQTACIPLLLKGKDVAAEAVTGSGKTLAFLIPMLELLQRREDGWKKLEIGSIIISPTRELAAQINEVLANFLIRIPTLKQVLLVGGTTVDEDVTKLKNGANIIVATPGRLEDILSNCKDINLASNVKALELLVLDEADRLLDLGFTATINTILSYLPRLRRTGLFSATQTKELQQLIRAGLRNPVVVSVKEKASISTPSMLINSCVIVSAENKLATMYSFIKKKGTGLKYMIFFSTCACVDYFSHVLKMLFQSSNVFALHGKMKDKRYKIFEKFRSSDNGLLLCTDVMARGVDIPEVDWVLQYDPPSNASSFVHRCGRTARIGNEGNALLFLLESEDAYIDFIRRNQKVDLNKIELELPTSVVKCLKVMRSIQQSDRLIFDKANRAFVSYVQAYQKHECSLILRLKDLDLGKVAMGFGLLKMPRMPELKKQDTSFFQDPAIDINLIAYKDKQRESKRLEKLKVFRETGIWPTKNKRPAKQTEPWSETKKKKLDSKDKRNKRKEKKALTGPVKKKRKKVCQEDVEELAKDIALMKKLKNKKISQEQFDSAFGIN, from the exons ATGAGGTCTCAAAAATGGGAAGACTTGGAAGTCCCATTAAGCAAACCTGTTCTGGAAACTTTGAACGTACAAAACTTTCATACGATGACGCCTGTCCAG ACTGCCTGCATACCGTTGCTATTAAAAGGAAAGGATGTTGCTGCGGAGGCTGTAACAGGCAGTGGTAAAACACTGGCATTCTTAATTCCAATGCTAGAACTCTTACAG AGACGTGAGGATGGTTGGAAAAAGTTGGAAATTGGTAGCATTATTATATCACCAACACGAGAATTAGCTGCACAAATAAACGAAGTCCTTGCCAACTTTCTGATCCGTATTCCAACTTTGAAACAAGTGTTACTAGTCGGTGGGACAACTGTAGACGAAGATGTAACGAAGCTCAAGAATGGTGCCAACATCATTGTAGCAACCCCTGGAAGATTGGAAGACATTCTGTCGAATTGCAAAGATATCAATTTAGCTTCAAACGTGAAAGCTTTG GAATTACTGGTGCTAGATGAAGCTGATAGACTTCTAGATTTGGGATTTACAGCAACGATAAATACAATTTTGAGCTACTTACCTAGGTTACGGAGAACTGGATTGTTCTCAGCAACTCAAACAAAAGAATTGCAACAATTGATAAGAGCTGGCTTACGTAATCCAGTTGTAGTTTCAGTCAAAGAAAAAGCTAGCATTTCTACTCCTTCGATGTTAATAAACAGTTGTGTGATTGTCAGTGCAGAAAATAAACTTGCTACAATGTACAGCTTTATCAAAAAGAAAGGAACTGGTCTGAAGTACATgatatttttctctacatgcgcCTGTGTTGATTATTTTAGTCATGTTCTTAAAAT GCTCTTTCAATCCTCGAATGTATTTGCACTCCATGGGAAAATGAAAGATaaacgatataaaattttcgagaaatttcgCAGCTCCGATAAtggtttattattatgtaccgATGTCATGGCACGTGGAGTTGATATACCAGAAGTGGATTGGGTTTTACAATACGATCCGCCATCAAATGCCAGTAGCTTTGTACATAG ATGCGGCCGCACAGCCAGGATCGGTAACGAGGGAAATGCTCTATTATTTCTGTTGGAGTCTGAAGATGCTTACATAGATTTCATAAGGAGGAATCAGAAAGtagatttaaataaaatcgaattagAACTACCTACAAGTGTGGTGAAATGTTTAAAAGTCATGAGGAGTATACAACAAAGTGATAGACTTATATTTGATAAAGCTAACAGGGCATTTGTATCATATGTACAAGCTTACCAAAAACACGAATGCAGTCTCATACTCAGGTTAAAGGATCTCGACTTGGGAAAAGTTGCTATGGGTTTTGGGCTACTGAAAATGCCCCGAATGCCAGAACTTAAAAAACAGGACACGTCATTCTTTCAAGATCCTGCAAttgatataaatttaattGCTTACAAAGATAAGCAGCGCGAATCTAAAAGATTGGAGAAATTAAAGGTCTTCCGAGAAACAGGCATTTGGCCAACGAAGAATAAGCGCCCTGCGAAACAAACTGAACCCTGGTCTGaaactaaaaagaaaaagttagaTTCAAAGGACAAACGTAACAagcgtaaagaaaaaaaagctctGACTGGGCCAGTCaagaaaaaacgtaaaaaagtaTGCCAAGAAGATGTAGAAGAATTGGCAAAAGATATAGCATtaatgaagaaattgaaaaacaaaaag atatcacAAGAACAATTTGATTCAGCTTTCGGaatcaattga
- the LOC124407378 gene encoding ataxin-2 homolog isoform X2: MNNKRKNRTNPTRSPRARGPPERSITAEGVYNNAHFMHAITSHVGNIVQVQTQNGSVYEGVFRTFSSQFDVVLEMAHRIDVGGKIIVDSVVEKLIFKPQDIITMSAKDVDLDYAIRDTFQTDTAISKFNGVVGEKELEPWEAPSAINGDDLELDGAANGWDVDEMFRKNEQIYGVQSTFEPSLAGYTLQLQRKDTKEFKDQEQKAAEIANEIEAQPNHKARLDLENGDEEERFALVVRPNEGKYVPPPKRKNGNAGKLMRSTPPPPSPGAATSKNVYTQPPPTAVGVNIAQTTNIPVGIQTTHTQVPHPVPINMAMPPSRIVVTYNTPPPFVPPPTTQTLPPVAAVQVMPPAQPQPSVVPAIPQQVAITQQQQQQQQQQQQQQQQQQQQQQQPSNKINSEKRDRPGRQQVYQADKAPPAPFPQPNITLSHPQHSPLTQQNSVEGQRCEILQQKSEHRKVPTPRGREEHHSELRQFATDFKLPEPPVQEPSPLSRKQHQQEQIQQQPAPAQHHQQTNQQSHPQSPHQQPQQQQQQQHSLPHPQHQQPTEESIVTSKPPPGPQPVRSNSPPSAPLQQQSPQQIQQQTTPPTQQPEPAVEKITTAFKKSTLNPNAKEFNPNAKPFTPRSPSTPTPSRPHTPQTPQYTGATMQTVVMPATAYVMTSQPPTAFTQQQAQPAARFRKVPMIPHRGPDIASQMQVAAATGQPLLAPAPLHPPFQVQYPGQPAYQQMVRMVQAPPPPPHMTSPYHHHHESSGPQPQGIQYMGPHPHHPHVTQQQPSQTPSPANPNPPHTPGAYNPPGTPQPAYPQPPPQGHAPSYPIMCPLIPPHMIPPQHMQYLPPQPPPGTQTTIPVILPHNQ, translated from the exons ATGAATAATAAGAGAAAGAACCGTACAAACCCAACTAG GTCCCCGCGGGCTCGGGGCCCGCCTGAGAGATCCATCACTGCGGAAGGGGTATACAACAATGCTCACTTTATGCATGCCATAACTAGCCATGTCGGTAACATTGTACAG GTTCAAACTCAGAATGGCTCCGTGTATGAAGGTGTATTCCGAACATTCTCCAGTCAGTTTGATGTTGTTTTAGAAATGGCACATCGCATTGATGTTGGTGGAAAAATTATAGTAGACAGCGTAGtggagaaattgatttttaaaccTCAAGATATTATTACCATGTCTGCTAAAGATGTGGACTTGGATTACGCAATTAGGGATACTTTCCAAACAGATACTGCCATTAGCAAATTCAACGGCGTGGTAGGCGAAAAAGAGTTGGAACCCTGGGAAGCACCTTCTGCCATAAATGGAGATGACTTAGAATTAGATGGGGCTGCG AATGGATGGGACGTTGATGAAATGTTTcgtaaaaatgaacaaatataTGGCGTGCAATCAACATTCGAACCGTCGCTGGCAGGTTATACTCTCCAACTGCAACGCAAAGATACCAAAGAATTTAAGGACCAAGAACAGAAAGCAGCTGAGATCGCTAATGAAATCGAAGCTCAACCAAACCATAAAGCTCGATTAGATCTTGAAAACGGAGATGAAGAGGAAAGATTTGCACTTGTG GTCAGGCCCAACGAAGGCAAATACGTACCACCCCCAAAGAGGAAAAATGGAAACGCAGGAAAGCTCATGCGTTCTACACCACCGCCCCCATCGCCCGGGGCTGCAACTAGCAAAAATGTATATACTCAACCACCGCCTACAGCCGTTGGTGTGAACATTGCTCAAACAACAAACATTCCAGTGGGAATTCAAACGACCCACACTCAAGTTCCACATCCGGTTCCTATAAATATGGCCATGCCACCTAGTAGAATTGTTGTTACATACAATACTCCGCCACCATTTGTACCACCTCCTACAACACAGACTTTACCACCAGTCGCTGCTGTGCAAG TGATGCCACCAGCACAACCGCAGCCATCCGTTGTGCCTGCCATTCCTCAGCAAGTGGCTATCactcagcagcagcaacagcagcaacagcagcaacaacaacaacagcaacagcaacagcagcagcagcagcagccttcAAATAAGATAAACTCAGAGAAACGTGACAGACCCGGAAGACAACAAGTTTATCAGGCTGATAAAGCTCCTCCGGCTCCATTTCCACAACCTAATATTACCCTTTCACATCCACAGCATTCGCCACTGACACAACAGAACTCGGTTGAAGGTCAACGTTGCGAAATACTGCAACAAAAATCAGAACATAGAAAG GTACCTACTCCTCGGGGAAGAGAAGAGCATCACTCGGAGCTGAGGCAATTTGCAACAGACTTTAAATTGCCTGAACCCCCTGTCCAAGAGCCATCGCCTCTTTCTAGGAAGCAACATCAGCAGGAGCAAATACAGCAACAACCAGCTCCAGCACAGCATCATCAACAAACTAATCAGCAATCGCACCCTCAATCTCCTCATCAGCAGccgcaacagcaacagcagcaacaacattCATTACCACATCCACAACATCAACAACCAACAGAGGAATCCATTGTTACCAGTAAACCACCTCCGGGACCACAACCTGTGCGATCAAATAGTCCTCCTTCTGCTCCTCTGCAACAGCAATCACCACAACAAATCCAACAACAAACTACACCACCGACGCAACAACCAGAACCTGcagttgaaaaaatcactaCAGCCTTTAAGAAATCCACCTTAAATCCAAACGCTAAAGAATTCAATCCAAATGCAAAACCGTTTACACCT cGCTCGCCAAGTACTCCTACACCTAGCCGACCACATACTCCACAAACTCCTCAGTATACCGGTGCTACAATGCAAACAGTCGTCATGCCTGCAACAGCATATGTCATGACTAGTCAACCTCCAACTGCATTCACCCAGCAACAAGCTCAACCTGCCGCTAGATTCCGGAAGG TCCCGATGATACCACATCGTGGTCCAGATATTGCTTCACAGATGCAAGTTGCAGCTGCCACTGGTCAACCGTTACTCGCACCAGCGCCGCTGCATCCTCCATTTCAAGTTCAATACCCTGGTCAACCCGCTTATCAACAAATGGTGCGGATGGTCCAAGctcctcctccacccccaCATATGACGTCTCCGTATCATCATCACCACGAGTCTTCGGGTCCTCAACCACAAGGAATACAATACATGGGCCCACATCCACATCATCCACATGTAACGCAGCAACAGCCTAGCCAGACACCCTCGCCTGCTAATCCTAATCCTCCTCACACCCCTGGAGCTTACAATCCTCCAGGCACACCACAGCCTGCCTATCCTCAGCCTCCACCGCAAGGCCATGCCCCAAGCTATCCAATTATGTGCCCTTTGATTCCACCTCACATGATACCCCCACAGCACATGCAATATTTGCCTCCTCAGCctccgccaggaactcaaactACTATACCTGTTATTCTGCCTCACAATCAGTAG
- the LOC124406541 gene encoding uncharacterized protein LOC124406541 codes for MYLTFAVTCNISCHFRSIKLLLESTWHFAASMSSLFVVSICCIIYASAVSTSARNTACDKHIMTVLWEKTDPPVAVTQRMNPTVPDQLEVKFENIQEDLNISLLAHPFIDKEADCPADKPNTSLPYLVKYVRGKSVSYKNESRHQYHSYNKIFTGCYYIQLTNKEGKNWMKGPSFYQTAIPYNDTSMMCSNSGFTPEDSESNRAHFVKLRVPLKCLGIKTYLWELTGAVNDSTKEKCPGDPTHSHTFTIEHSEAVFIFFRVHAIVGIKPKPFILKFETRQYKSPNAFDFREMFTSIESDPHNETWTAEIEWVNLKRGGASYCSSYTVIFEDACFINHTHEDLRQWKSAYTLDVIPHVAGFRDSNSTPPEDHQDSSGAVLRIIGYIALGVITILVLPYFIWKWGVIKCAKKSTSHMSSQVRGVTIKLNHVKKSREILLLYAKSSPDFMDKMKTFRDEIQRKCQCHVHDLQSEEDADTIATMGPIGWTEQMLREGSKVIWVDTPQLRSLLKKSKSNEEKEEYARDYRNPAFIFALDHIITVSQNVIAQYQRYFVVRCQEFKVDNDNDDDPLLSVSPQARYPIPERFEDLCKDICDSMPPMK; via the exons ATGTATCTCACCTTTGCTGTGACGTGTAACATCTCATGTCA TTTCCGAAGCATCAAACTGTTACTGGAATCCACGTGGCATTTCGCCGCAAGTATGTCGTCGTTATTTGTCGTCTCCATTTGCTGTATCATCTACGCTAGTGCAGTCTCTACTAGTGCACGCAATACTGCGTGTGATAAACACATC ATGACTGTTCTGTGGGAAAAAACTGATCCGCCAGTTGCCGTCACGCAACGTATGAATCCAACTGTTCCAGACC AACTTGaagtaaagtttgaaaatatacaaGAAGATCTTAATATCTCGCTATTGGCCCATCCGTTTATTGACAAGGAAGCGGATTGCCCGGCAGATAAACCAAATACAAGTCTACCTTATCTTGTCAAATATGTCAGAGGGAAGTCTGTATCATACAAG AATGAAAGCCGACATCAATATCAttcgtataataaaatattcaccgGCTGTTATTACATCCAACTGACAAACAAAGAAGGTAAAAATTGGATGAAAGGCCCCTCCTTTTACCAGACGGCGATTCCTTACAATGACACAAGCATGATGTGCAGCAATAGCGGATTCACCCCCGAGGATTCAGAATC GAACAGGGCACATTTTGTCAAGCTAAGAGTACCATTAAAATGTCTCGGAATAAAAACTTATCTGTGGGAATTGACTGGAGCTGTAAATGACAGTACCAAAGAAAAGTGCCCAGGTGATCCAACCCATAGTCACACCTTTACCATAGAG CACAGTGAAgcagttttcatattttttagagTCCACGCAATAGTGGGAATAAAACCGAAGCCATTCATCTTGAAATTCGA GACACGTCAGTATAAGTCTCCAAATGCTTTTGACTTTCGTGAAATGTTCACT TCCATCGAGTCTGACCCTCACAATGAAACATGGACAGCAGAAATTGAATGGGTTAATTTGAAGCGAGGGGGTGCTTCGTATTGTTCTTCGTATACAGTGATTTTCGAGGACGCTTGTTTCATAAACCACACCCACGAAGACCTACGACAGTGGAAATCTGCATACACCCTTGATGTAATCCCTCACG TTGCAGGTTTTCGGGATTCGAATAGCACTCCTCCTGAGGATCACCAGGATTCCTCGGGTGCTGTCCTTCGGATTATTGGTTACATAGCACTGGGTGTCATTACGATATTGGTACTACCATACTTCATATGGAAATGGGGTGTCATTAAATGTGCAAAGAAATCGACGAGTCATATGTCATCTCAGGTGCGAGGAGTAACGATAAAACTAAACCatgtaaaaaaatcgagaGAAATTCTATTACTGTATGCGAAGAGTTCACCGGATTTCATggataaaatgaaaacttttcggGATGAGATACAGCGGAAGTGTCAGTGTCAC GTTCACGACTTGCAGTCGGAAGAAGATGCTGATACGATCGCGACTATGGGCCCCATCGGATGGACTGAGCAGATGCTAAGGGAAGGCAGTAAAGTAATTTGGGTCGATACCCCGCAACTCCGTTCTCTCTTGAAAAAGTCGAAATCTaacgaagagaaagaagagtaTGCGCGTGACTATCGCAATCCTGCATTCATATTCGCTCTAGATCATATTATAACCGTATCTCAAAATGTAATCGCCCAATATCAACGCTACTTCGTTGTCCG GTGCCAGGAATTCAAAGTTGATAATGACAATGATGACGATCCATTACTATCGGTCTCGCCGCAAGCTCGTTACCCTATTCCCGAGCGTTTCGAAGACCTATGCAAGGATAT CTGCGATTCGATGCCTC CAATGAAATGA
- the LOC124407378 gene encoding ataxin-2 homolog isoform X1 produces the protein MNNKRKNRTNPTRSPRARGPPERSITAEGVYNNAHFMHAITSHVGNIVQVQTQNGSVYEGVFRTFSSQFDVVLEMAHRIDVGGKIIVDSVVEKLIFKPQDIITMSAKDVDLDYAIRDTFQTDTAISKFNGVVGEKELEPWEAPSAINGDDLELDGAANGWDVDEMFRKNEQIYGVQSTFEPSLAGYTLQLQRKDTKEFKDQEQKAAEIANEIEAQPNHKARLDLENGDEEERFALVVRPNEGKYVPPPKRKNGNAGKLMRSTPPPPSPGAATSKNVYTQPPPTAVGVNIAQTTNIPVGIQTTHTQVPHPVPINMAMPPSRIVVTYNTPPPFVPPPTTQTLPPVAAVQVMPPAQPQPSVVPAIPQQVAITQQQQQQQQQQQQQQQQQQQQQQQPSNKINSEKRDRPGRQQVYQADKAPPAPFPQPNITLSHPQHSPLTQQNSVEGQRCEILQQKSEHRKVPTPRGREEHHSELRQFATDFKLPEPPVQEPSPLSRKQHQQEQIQQQPAPAQHHQQTNQQSHPQSPHQQPQQQQQQQHSLPHPQHQQPTEESIVTSKPPPGPQPVRSNSPPSAPLQQQSPQQIQQQTTPPTQQPEPAVEKITTAFKKSTLNPNAKEFNPNAKPFTPRSPSTPTPSRPHTPQTPQYTGATMQTVVMPATAYVMTSQPPTAFTQQQAQPAARFRKGQYLVPMIPHRGPDIASQMQVAAATGQPLLAPAPLHPPFQVQYPGQPAYQQMVRMVQAPPPPPHMTSPYHHHHESSGPQPQGIQYMGPHPHHPHVTQQQPSQTPSPANPNPPHTPGAYNPPGTPQPAYPQPPPQGHAPSYPIMCPLIPPHMIPPQHMQYLPPQPPPGTQTTIPVILPHNQ, from the exons ATGAATAATAAGAGAAAGAACCGTACAAACCCAACTAG GTCCCCGCGGGCTCGGGGCCCGCCTGAGAGATCCATCACTGCGGAAGGGGTATACAACAATGCTCACTTTATGCATGCCATAACTAGCCATGTCGGTAACATTGTACAG GTTCAAACTCAGAATGGCTCCGTGTATGAAGGTGTATTCCGAACATTCTCCAGTCAGTTTGATGTTGTTTTAGAAATGGCACATCGCATTGATGTTGGTGGAAAAATTATAGTAGACAGCGTAGtggagaaattgatttttaaaccTCAAGATATTATTACCATGTCTGCTAAAGATGTGGACTTGGATTACGCAATTAGGGATACTTTCCAAACAGATACTGCCATTAGCAAATTCAACGGCGTGGTAGGCGAAAAAGAGTTGGAACCCTGGGAAGCACCTTCTGCCATAAATGGAGATGACTTAGAATTAGATGGGGCTGCG AATGGATGGGACGTTGATGAAATGTTTcgtaaaaatgaacaaatataTGGCGTGCAATCAACATTCGAACCGTCGCTGGCAGGTTATACTCTCCAACTGCAACGCAAAGATACCAAAGAATTTAAGGACCAAGAACAGAAAGCAGCTGAGATCGCTAATGAAATCGAAGCTCAACCAAACCATAAAGCTCGATTAGATCTTGAAAACGGAGATGAAGAGGAAAGATTTGCACTTGTG GTCAGGCCCAACGAAGGCAAATACGTACCACCCCCAAAGAGGAAAAATGGAAACGCAGGAAAGCTCATGCGTTCTACACCACCGCCCCCATCGCCCGGGGCTGCAACTAGCAAAAATGTATATACTCAACCACCGCCTACAGCCGTTGGTGTGAACATTGCTCAAACAACAAACATTCCAGTGGGAATTCAAACGACCCACACTCAAGTTCCACATCCGGTTCCTATAAATATGGCCATGCCACCTAGTAGAATTGTTGTTACATACAATACTCCGCCACCATTTGTACCACCTCCTACAACACAGACTTTACCACCAGTCGCTGCTGTGCAAG TGATGCCACCAGCACAACCGCAGCCATCCGTTGTGCCTGCCATTCCTCAGCAAGTGGCTATCactcagcagcagcaacagcagcaacagcagcaacaacaacaacagcaacagcaacagcagcagcagcagcagccttcAAATAAGATAAACTCAGAGAAACGTGACAGACCCGGAAGACAACAAGTTTATCAGGCTGATAAAGCTCCTCCGGCTCCATTTCCACAACCTAATATTACCCTTTCACATCCACAGCATTCGCCACTGACACAACAGAACTCGGTTGAAGGTCAACGTTGCGAAATACTGCAACAAAAATCAGAACATAGAAAG GTACCTACTCCTCGGGGAAGAGAAGAGCATCACTCGGAGCTGAGGCAATTTGCAACAGACTTTAAATTGCCTGAACCCCCTGTCCAAGAGCCATCGCCTCTTTCTAGGAAGCAACATCAGCAGGAGCAAATACAGCAACAACCAGCTCCAGCACAGCATCATCAACAAACTAATCAGCAATCGCACCCTCAATCTCCTCATCAGCAGccgcaacagcaacagcagcaacaacattCATTACCACATCCACAACATCAACAACCAACAGAGGAATCCATTGTTACCAGTAAACCACCTCCGGGACCACAACCTGTGCGATCAAATAGTCCTCCTTCTGCTCCTCTGCAACAGCAATCACCACAACAAATCCAACAACAAACTACACCACCGACGCAACAACCAGAACCTGcagttgaaaaaatcactaCAGCCTTTAAGAAATCCACCTTAAATCCAAACGCTAAAGAATTCAATCCAAATGCAAAACCGTTTACACCT cGCTCGCCAAGTACTCCTACACCTAGCCGACCACATACTCCACAAACTCCTCAGTATACCGGTGCTACAATGCAAACAGTCGTCATGCCTGCAACAGCATATGTCATGACTAGTCAACCTCCAACTGCATTCACCCAGCAACAAGCTCAACCTGCCGCTAGATTCCGGAAGGGTCAGTATCTAG TCCCGATGATACCACATCGTGGTCCAGATATTGCTTCACAGATGCAAGTTGCAGCTGCCACTGGTCAACCGTTACTCGCACCAGCGCCGCTGCATCCTCCATTTCAAGTTCAATACCCTGGTCAACCCGCTTATCAACAAATGGTGCGGATGGTCCAAGctcctcctccacccccaCATATGACGTCTCCGTATCATCATCACCACGAGTCTTCGGGTCCTCAACCACAAGGAATACAATACATGGGCCCACATCCACATCATCCACATGTAACGCAGCAACAGCCTAGCCAGACACCCTCGCCTGCTAATCCTAATCCTCCTCACACCCCTGGAGCTTACAATCCTCCAGGCACACCACAGCCTGCCTATCCTCAGCCTCCACCGCAAGGCCATGCCCCAAGCTATCCAATTATGTGCCCTTTGATTCCACCTCACATGATACCCCCACAGCACATGCAATATTTGCCTCCTCAGCctccgccaggaactcaaactACTATACCTGTTATTCTGCCTCACAATCAGTAG